The Perca fluviatilis chromosome 17, GENO_Pfluv_1.0, whole genome shotgun sequence region AAAAAACATgccattcattcatttcaataaGTAgcctataaacacacacacacacacacacacacacacacacacacacacaagccctgACCTCATGCTTTAACAAGTGTGTTTCTTCTCCGTCTTCCTGTGAGGCGTTTCTCCCTCTGGAAGTCATTTCCCAAAAAAACCTGCTGCTCATGAGCTTAAAAAGTAAATTAGATTGCTGTGCGTTTCATGAGTTCACTCTCTCTGACCTTCCATACGTCCGCTTGCCTTCTATGATGTCATTCCCGTGTCACTCCACATCAGGGTTGCAGGGGTATCACTGAACATGTGTTGTTGATTAGGTTGTCATCGAAGGTAAACCTGGACGCAGCGCTGGGAGCAGCGTGGCCATCTTTGAGATCCACATCATCCCTGGATACTGCCTGGGTCGGTGacttcacacacacagtacagcacTCACACATCTTTCTTAaagcaaaaagacaaaaataatcaACATATGCACGTCACTTTGGATAAAGGCCATGTGTGCTATGTTCTTTTAACTCACATGGACATATTTGGTAAGTTAAAAGCCTTTTGCACCAATGACGGGTCCATTTCTCATTTGTCTCTGTCTAGATTGTGATTTTGAGGAGTCTCACCTTTGTGGATACAGTAATCAGTGGAACGCCAATGTAAACTGGTATGTGGGAGGAGGCGGGACCCAGATCCTTCACAACAACATACCCAATGACCACACGTACAACAACAGGACAGGTGAGCATTATTCATACAAAGTTTTTAATTTCAATCAGACGTGACAACATTTACTCTCCACTTTAAAAGACAAGCCTTGGCGTTACTCCATATTTTTTGTAttgtaaaaccaaaactaacAATGAATTGTCTCTCAATACTTCCCGACTTCTCTAACATGTCTGTGGCACTCAGCCCAAAGCCCATTCCTTTTTACTAAAGATGGACATCTGTAATAGCGCGTCACAAATAAATAGTATCATTTTGTAGTACAGGCTCAGTAATTTCCACTGTAGTTCCTATCAAATGTTATGTATTATGTGTTTTTGAACAACAATTGAGTTTTATGGCACAGATGAAACAGATATAACAGGCTTTGATACACACACGATATTTGTTAGTTCATTGTGGGTTTCGGTATTTCATGGGATTTGATGTCAGACCCATAGAATATCAGCCTTATCTTTCCATTGTTGAAATCAGGGGATGTGGCAACctcatgtaaaaataaaagcccCAGATGGAAACAAATGAGCTTTCTGCGTGGCTCAGACTTGAAACACGTGgcaaacataatttaaaatgttctcagtaGGTTTTAGTTTTTAACTTCAGACTTGTAAACATTTAAACTTGCTTCAAAAGAACAATGTTTGACACCCCTTTTTATCCAGGACGGTTCCCAGATATTTTTAATGCAGTAACAGGCTCGCCTTTAATGATAGCAGGAGCAAACCAAGTAGGCCACCTGCACCTGCAAAAATCTGCGAACATCTGTTATGTCTTCATTTGACTATATTTAAACGTGAAACTAGGACCGGCTTCAGATTAAAATAAAGTTACTCAAATGTTGTTGAAACAATGGTTATATAACCTAAACCAGTTGTTCCCAAACTGGGGTCCGGGGACCCCCAAAGGTCCTTGAGGACTGGGTTCCCCAGCAAAAAGGGGAATCATTATTTTTCATTAGATTTCCATCCAAAAGTAACACAATGGCAGAATgtcatgggtttcatacactttcaataataaaacatctaaaagaaaaAGTTCTATTAGGTAAGGGACCCTGGAACAAAATTAAATGGGGGTCAGTGGTCTTATTTGTGTTAATTTAGGGGTCCTTGACATGAAAAAGTTTAGGAACCACTGACCTAGACATCTAACTTTTAACCAAATTTTGCTAAATTTTGATGCAGATGCCCGGCAAATCACCAAATCAATGCTACATACATCAAACCCTCAAGTCCCGAGTCATGGTCCCTGAGGGGACGCTGTATTCTACAACCTGACTCCTATTTAAACTCCCTCGCAGGTCACTTGATGTACGTGGACTCTGTCTACACCAAGACTTTCAAAGAAGTGGCCAAACTAGTGTCTCCCATGACAACAGTGCCGATGTCCGGCTGCCTGAGTTTTCAGTACCAGCGCAGCGCGGAGAGAGGGAGCCTGTTCTCTGTTTTCACCAAGGACCGATTGGGTCAGTACCAGGAGCTGTGGAGGGCGGGGGCAGAAAACCAGAGCAATTGGCGTGGGACGCTCGAAGAATGGATACCTGTGCAGGTGGACCTGAAGGCACCGTACTCTGTACAGGTCAGTATGAACATGTCATGTCAGCTTTATGTACTTTTAATCTCTAGGTGCTGGCTTTTACATatacaaatattttaatattgagactatgtaacttttgaaGGAAGAAATAACACCTAATCCTCTTACAAGATCATTGGAACCcacactgattttcaaaatgcCACTCAAAATATTACTGGTATAATAAAACACGAGAACGCAGATTTGTCTGGTTGCCAGGCTACAATTGACCATGATCATGATCTATTTCTTGCCTTacacagtggttcccaaagcgGGGTCCGGGGACCCCTACTGGTCCTTGAAGGGGTTCGGTTCCAGGGGGTTCTCAGTACAATATTCCATcaataagtaacacaatgacagacagACTGCTGATGGTTACACTTCctgtaataaaacatataaaagcaaaACTCCTATCAAATGAGGGCCCCTGGGATGAAATCTGTATTTACTCCTGATTTACAGTATGTGGTGGCGTATAATCTCTTTTTTTGGCCTTTGTAGGCAGTAACACAGTTTTACTGGACGACCTGTGGCTTTGAACTCACCTACTTCAGCTTGTGCAAAATGAATAAAGAATTGCTGCATAAAAAATTGTAACTACCCCTGGTGTAGTCTATGTGATCAAAGGTAtgggatttccatatacccacttaaaaatgcgcaatgacatgcaacaatatactttccattataattgatacattttttgtgtatttccaccgtaaattggtgcaaaaatgtgtatcagaatacaggaaatgaagtctattttcctgggggaggacacccagatcCCCCACTGTGACATGCCCCCCCCCAAAAGGCCCATCCTGGCCAATATATGTAGGCCCATATATAGACAGTACAGtgtacccactacaatacattagactacaccactggtacCTACATTGTACATACTTCTGTGTGTGGGGGTCTACATCTGTGTTTTTGCCTTTGTTTATGAGTGTCTGTCtccatgtgtctgtctgcctcttcaGGTGGTCTTTGAAGTGTCCTTTAACAGTCCGAGAGGCGGACGTGTTGCAATCGATGATATTTCCTTTTCTCCAGAGTTTTGCAGCACAGACACTGGTGAgtcacagccacagtcactcactGTTAATTCTAAACAGGCTCATTTTAACGTCACCTTTACAACGGTTATATTTCTGATTTAATGCTTTCTGGGTGAACATCCAAAATATTACCATTTTAGGATTTTTAAAAGGTCAAATAGCTTAAAGCACCTTACAGATAAAACCGTacagggttcatgtgtcatgtgtgtgataaaaatgtcaagtTCTCCCTAAGGGTGGTAGAGTAAGGACCGTGGGGTCAACCAAAAGGTTTCATTCCTAAGCATGAATATGCTCCTTTCGTTTCAttgcattgtgtttttaattaaattaaatttgccTTTGAAAAATTGTATCCGATTGTGGCACTAAAAATGTAAGAATCGTCCTGTGGGGATCCATAACACATGTCACATGAATCTTGCTGTCACAATAGTGTTCATCCAACAACATCAACCCACTGATTCCATACATTTGTTCCACAGAGCCGACCTTTGACCCCTCCATCGCCAACTGTGACTTTGAGTCCGGTTTCTGCCGCTACATCCAGGACCAGGTGATGTTGTCGTCGTGGAGGAGAGTGTCTGTGACGCCCAACATATTTAGGAACGGGGACCACACCACAGGGGCAGGTGGGCTTAAACAACTCATAATGGATTTTAGAACCGATTTTACAAATTACATGTGTTGGGgagtactactgcatatgtgagtcagcGTTGGTTGGGGCTGAagtcataaaataaaatgaatctgGAGGTTTAGAGTTAGTAGGACATGagcttaccagacctctgtagctcGCTCCTCGTCTCTGCTTGAGAATCGCAGCTCAAGGCTACATTAGCCGCTACTTGCATAACACCAGTGGTGCAAGAAGTATCCACAGCCTTTAcataaagctttagtgcgtaacttttttatattaatgaacgtctgttgcattcaagccattaccaaatgagttgttcagaagattgtgtggCGACTTTTGTGGCacaaactcaagtgaagataatgacctcttctgaagagtccatcatgttttttttaatcctccttgtcctccttggctactagcaactgcgtgttTGCAACTTAGAATTCCTTCATGGGGGCGGCAggaactacacactatagctttaagtaaaagtattaagactacactgtaaacatactgtacattatgttacaagtaaaagtcctgcattgaaaatgttacttaaagcttaactctcaccaaaatgcaacctagggtctttttgtgaatgtacccgagtcaaactgttgtttaaaagcataattaggacggaaacgccacttttaaaggaacacgccaacttattgggactttagcttattcactgtaacccccagagttagacaagtccatacatacccttctcatctccgtgcatgctgtaaggctgtctgacggctccagcattagcttagcctagcacagaacgtgcaggtgaatggttccagtaatcctactgctccgaattgtgacaaaagtgacaaaataacgccaacatgttcctatttccatgttgtgagtcacagcatgtacaaataacaacgtaacatgacacacagccgtcttctaaccgtaaacaaaccgttctcagacaggcttgctgcgagcatatcactccgcccaagtactatattcttccacctgagTGTCAATATAGACTAGGCTAGCGAATGGGCCTACCTGTCATCTCGTTGGCTCGGTGCTGCTCCGCTCCGTCAGCCGACCAACGGTGCTGATTATTGTCAGTACtccattgacagttcatttgtaGACATTGGAAGAGGTGGAGAATAACATCAACACGACTTGATGGGAGAAAACTCATCTCTTACAGCTGTCCCAATCTCCGCCTTTGTAAACTCCCAGCTGCTTTGCGAGCAGGTAACCCACACCCACCTATCCTGGCAGTgggcagaacagccaatagaaAGATTGTGCTGTGACAGTAATGAATGTACCAGGTTTTGATAAGTAAGAAAAATGTGTGGGAAAAAAGAccatatctctggttctgctgcattcattttaacctttttttaacTGTCCGTTGTCTTAGTGTTAAAGGAGTGCACTGCTAAATCAGTGGACTACTCCTTTAACCAATAGTTAAAGCCTTTTAGCCTTATTTAGCTTATTGTTTTGGCACATTTCCTCTCTGGTTCAGTGCAGTAAATGTTGCCACAACAAGCAGATGCTTTTATATGTCATATTGCTAATAAGTTAGCGAATACAACTTTATAAGCCAGTGATTTGGTGGTGGCTTtgtatctgtctgtttgttaaaaaaaaaaatttctgacCCCTTGTGGCCAAAAATCAAATTCACGCagctttaaaaacagttaaacctCTGGACGACGATGTGGTGAAACAAAGCTGGATTTGAGGCTGAAAAATTGTTGAAAACTGTTGAAGTCAAGATCAATAACAGGTGCGAGTAAAGATGGGAACATTTATTGCAAGCAGATTCACGGGAAGAGACAGTTTCGCAAGAAAATAAAGGCCATCTTCTCTTTCCAGGATATTTCCTGTTGGCTCACTCCCGGCTGAGCCCACGCTTTGGTTACGTTAGCCGCCTGATGGGTCCCACTCTGCCTGGGAACACAAAGTACTGCCTGAGATTCTACTTCTCCCTGAGGGGTGAGTGTCACCCGAACAATCTCCCCGGATGGAAGGATGTTCGCCAAGACTTCCTCTGTGTTGGTGTTTGAGTCAATGTGCAAATCCTGGGCTGTGATTTATTTTACTGACTCACCAACCAGAAATAACTTTGGCAACTGCAGGTTACAACCAGACGGACCAGGCTCTCGCTGTGCATCTGCAGCACGGCAGCGTCCAGGAGAAGATCTGGACTCAGGGGGAGAAGTCCAGGGGGATCTGGATCACCACGGACATCACCTTCCAAACATCCCAGCCTGCCAGGGTCAGAGGAGGGGAAGCGGAAATATACCATCAGTCAGCATACCATCAGTCAGAATACCATCAGTCAGCATACCATCAGTCAGAATAACATCTGTCAGAATAACATCTGTCAGAATAACATCTGTCAGAATAACATCTGTCAGATAGAAGGACAAACTAAACAGCTGCAATaacagagaaagaaacaaaTTACTAGTAGATTAATAAAAAGCTTCACTGTCTGTTCTGTTGTTGGAGCCTCTAAAGGCCTGATCTGTGATTTACGAAACTGCTGTTGTTAGAGGACACAGTATCATCATCATGAGTTCATGTGCATGATAAGAATAAATTCCTCCAGATGCCAAAGTGCTCAAAGGCTTTCTCCACGCacgcactcactcactcactcccccgctcactcactcactcggCGGCGGTTGTATTTTCTCTGGTGGTGAGGCTGCTGAAGCTCTGCTCACTGGCTCCCTTTGCTGTTCAGGTGGTTTTCGTCAGCACCTGCAGGAGCTTCTACGACTGCGGCTCCGTGGCCCTGGACGACATCAGTGTGAGCCTCGGAGACTGTGAGCTGACAGCAGGTAGAGTAAAAtcggcaacaacaaaaaataagagAGCTCATAAGAACTCTATCTACACCAATCCTCATCtaaatgtgttatgtgtttcaAATGTTTGAGTtgcatcaacacacacaaaacaatagaCAACCATACGGTTAAGCTGATGGCAGCCATGACTTATAGAGGGAAACTCAATCCAGTCTGGGAGTCGAGGCTGGATTATTAACCGGGCAACACTGGCATTGCATGACTGGTAGGGGCCCCAAAAGCTTGTCAGCGGGTTTTGAGAATTTCATCATATCCTACTTTGTTGGGGAATGTGTGGCACTAAAGTAAGGTAAAGTCAATTCAAATCAATTATGCAGACTAGTTTTACAGAAATATTTTTGACACCTTAATTGTAGTGTTAAAATCGAAAGGGCAGCAGGAGGATGGGTTAGTAGGGCCCCACAAGTTTTTCTGGGGATTTTCTGCAGATTTTACaaagattttaaacaaatttaaaataaataaataaaccttgAATATCAACACATCTCCACcccaagcagaaaaacagtcTGCTAAAATATACAGATTTTAATTCTATATCACCGCtgaaaactgtttaaaaaaaaaaaaaaatctgcagattCCTTTTGGATCTGCAAAAAATCTGCAGATTCCTTTTGGGTCTGCTAATAAAGGAGAATCTACGATGAAGGAATCAATGGCCAGCCCAAACTCTCTTTGTGGACCTAAGCAGATTTTGCcacatttttttcaattgcCCTATTAGCTTGTTTGGGACCCCAGCAGTACAAAAACAGATATTTGatgttcaaataaaaaatagagtCAGATTAAGGTCTAATTTGGAGTCAGTCAAGAGAGAAGCAGCCAGTTGATAGCCGTGTTCCaacactgactgtcaaactcaAAGTGTCATTCATGTTCCTGTTGCAGGTCTGTTGTCGCCGTCTCTGCCAGGAAACTGTAACTTTGAAGCGGGCCTGTGCGGCTACACTCAGGACAGGCAGAGTGATGGCGCTGACTGGGAGTGGAGGAGAGGACCCACCCCGACCTCGTACACCGGGCCAAGAGGAGACCACACCACAGGACTCGGTGAGGGTCCCCTGCTTAAACCCTTCTTCCAAGTACACAATACATGCTTGTAGTGCACACAGTacgcaacacattctcatgaacgggttcgtatgatagacagttaagtttagcggtctttacagttaaatttagccgacaaaaggtgccTGGGAGCTGGGTACAGGGTACCGTGAGGTGAAGCTCCTTTCAGAGAccgttgcagttgagtttagctgacaaaaggtGACCGTCCTACCGGGAtgacggttaagtttaggcaccaaaacgactagttaagattagaaaaaatatCGTGGCTTGGATTAAAACACGGGTCTCCTTAAAGCTATAATGCGTGactattttttattaatgaacatccattacatttaaaggtcccatggcatgaaaatttcactttatgaggtttttaacattaatatgcgttcccccagcctgcctatggtcccccagtggctagaaatggtgataggtgtaaaccgagccctgggtatcctgctctgcctttgagaaaatgaaagctcagatgggccaatctggaatcttctctttatgaggtcataaggagcaaggttacctcccctttctctgctttgcccgcccagagaatttggcccacccatgagagagagacatcatggctttcaaacgagcaaagtttttcaaacgagcaaagggggtgtggtcaaggccacacccccaccctccaccttgccccccccctctcctccaatagctacagacacaaaaatggcacatcctaaggaaagctcattgtgggactggctctagtggctgtaattctgcaccaaggctgaatttcagaaaaagagacttcagatacagtattattatgtgtctgaagctattgaggaggagagaggggggtccgggcaaggtggagggtgggtgtgtggccttgaccaactgccactttgctcgtttgaaagccaggctggaggaacgcatattaatgttaaaaaacctcataaagtgaaattttcatgccatgggacctttaagtattaCTCCAAGGACAcaaacacgcatttcctgggtaaaagccttgtgttttcccctttaCTTCTCCCGAGACATGAACTCCGCTCCCCCGGCTTGAAAGCAATGGgttttatgacccacccatccaccccgatCTCCTCCCTAAGCAGACCTGAGCCGACTAACAGCAGCAGTCAGTGTGGTGCGTACAGCAATAAATCCGTGAaatacatacgaattacagtgcattacttttcatagctatatgtatgaatggttcatgagaacagccagAAGAGATAGAAAaggtttcctttttcttctgttaaatatacaaaaacatGACATGAGCAAAAGTCTGCGTTTTGAATGTCCACAGATGTAATAGACAGACCCTTTAACTTTTGATTGACAGGATACTACCTGTACATGGAGGCATCGCCCATGCTGCCTGGGCAGAGGGTCCGGCTGCTGTCTCGCCCCCTGAGGGGCTCCAGGGGGCCTCAGTGTCTGCGCTTCTTCTACCACATGTACGGCTCCGGCACGGGTCAGCTCAGCGTTCACCTCCACAGGGACGGAGAGGACGCGTTGCTGTGGCAACTGAGCGGCGAGCAGAGCATCACCTGGCTGAGGGCCACAGTGGAGTACCAGAGCGACAGCCAGCATCAGGCAAGAGGGCAACAAAACCTCTCCTGACTGTTCTATATGCTGGACATGGGGGTGGGGGGACACACACTTACGGGAAGACAATCATGGCAGCTGGCTTACACACTTTACAAAGTATTTTTGACTAGTTCCATTTGATGCTACTTTACACTTCTTCTCCACCAcgtctcagagggaaatattgtactttataatccactacatttatctgacaggtAAAGTTAATTCAACGTCAACGGTACTGTGACATCTCAAATTTCCCACAAATGTCCTATAGGATAAAATGATGAAGTGTTGACATTTTATACCTAAAAGCTCAaaaggtcaacttcactgtAACATCATAATGTTCCTGAAAAAAAGGGCTATTATTTAACGCCATAACTCAGGAACGGGAGAGGAGACATTTGGTCAGatactagtctcacattgccagacctatctccacaaggctgcggaggaaggtctggcaacaggagcatacactcctggataggagaaaaaaaaacggtcaGGGGCTGTttgcgtttctttaaaccaatcacaatcgccttgggCTATGCTCCggacatatatatacatatatatatacacatatatacatacatatacacatatatacatatatacacatatacatatacatatatatatatacatatatatatatacacatacacacacacacacacacacacacacacacacacatatatgttttttttttttttaatctttacaatcattccccgaacgAACCAAGCtggcctgccttatt contains the following coding sequences:
- the LOC120545586 gene encoding MAM domain-containing protein 2-like, coding for MQLGYLLLLYLFPLMVELLTQKAAMLAFYLLTFAATIQAHNQLLQGSCNFESNTCGYTSDADFTSWTLHKDGRFVALDTAVSDDQDEMGTQREITGVLLSPALEQAEWSCLRLVYQITGSGSLEVSQRTEGKSFDRPLWSSQEPSDSWVISSMDLQGNTEPYRVVIEGKPGRSAGSSVAIFEIHIIPGYCLDCDFEESHLCGYSNQWNANVNWYVGGGGTQILHNNIPNDHTYNNRTGHLMYVDSVYTKTFKEVAKLVSPMTTVPMSGCLSFQYQRSAERGSLFSVFTKDRLGQYQELWRAGAENQSNWRGTLEEWIPVQVDLKAPYSVQVVFEVSFNSPRGGRVAIDDISFSPEFCSTDTEPTFDPSIANCDFESGFCRYIQDQVMLSSWRRVSVTPNIFRNGDHTTGAGYFLLAHSRLSPRFGYVSRLMGPTLPGNTKYCLRFYFSLRGYNQTDQALAVHLQHGSVQEKIWTQGEKSRGIWITTDITFQTSQPARVVFVSTCRSFYDCGSVALDDISVSLGDCELTAGLLSPSLPGNCNFEAGLCGYTQDRQSDGADWEWRRGPTPTSYTGPRGDHTTGLGYYLYMEASPMLPGQRVRLLSRPLRGSRGPQCLRFFYHMYGSGTGQLSVHLHRDGEDALLWQLSGEQSITWLRATVEYQSDSQHQIVFAATRGSSVRSDIAIDDVILEGGPCPELEIKATVGTSNEIE